AATCCCGGAAGACTCACCGGCTTTGCCCGGAGATGCTTCCAAACTTTGCTCTGACAGAGCTTTCATCACCTCCTCAGCGGATATTTTATAGGCGGTCATGCGATCAGGTTTTAACCAGATCCGCATCGCCAATTCCCGTGTTCCAAGAATATTCGCGACCCCAACACCGTCTACACGTCTCAATTCTGAAACGATATTCATATCGGCGTAGTTATACATAAAGTTTCCATCAAGGTCTTTATCCTTGCTATATAGGTTGATATACATCAACATATTGGATTCTTCCCTTGTAATTTTTACCCCCTCGCGTACAACGATAGGTGGAAGCTTATTAACAACAGAAGCCACACGGTTCTGTACGTTCAATGAAGCTTGATTTGGATCTGTACCTAGATTGAATACCACCTGTATGCTGGCTTCACCATCGTTACCGGCATCTGAAGCCATATATTTCATTCCCGGAACCCCATTGATGGCGCGCTCAAGTGGAATGATAACAGATTTTATCATGAGTTCCCCGTTCGCACCCGGGTATTCTGCTGTAATGTTTACTTTAGGTGGCGATATGGATGGAAATTGAGTTACTGGAAGTTGTACCATCGAAAGAACCCCCAGAAACACAATGATCAGCGATATAACAATCGAAAGTACAGGTCTATTTATAAAACGACTAAACATAGTAATTTAAGAGTATGGAGATTTATTCTGTTTTTAACTTCAAATTAGAAATGGCATCTTTAGGCTGAACGAAGCTGTAGTTGATCTTTTCATCCTCTTTCACTTTCTGTATACCGTCCAATAGGAATTTATCATCTTTTTGAAGTCCACTGCTGACCACATAAAGATCAGGAAGGGAATTGCTAATTGTGATATAACGAGCTCTTAACTTGCCTGCTTTATCCACGACATAAACATATTTCCGGTCCTGTAACTCGTAGGTTGCCTTTTGTGGAATAATCAATGCCTGCTTCAATGGAAAATTCATAACGACTTTACCACTTTCACCATGTTTCAATAATCGATTGGGATTTGGAAATCTCGCCCTAAAGGCAATGTTACCGGTTTCGCTGTCAAATTCACTCTCTATGGTTTCAACCACACCATGTTCTGGAAGCAATTCGTTATTGGCAAGCAATAATCCAACATGGGTATCTCCGCGTTTACTCACGTTTGTCTGATAATTCAGGTACTCTGGTTCCGACACATTGAAGTATACCAGCATCTGGCTATTGTCGGAGAGGCTTGTCAATAACTCGCCCTCATCCACCAAACTTCCTAATTTTAGCGGGATACGGTCAATTGTACCATCAAATGGTGCTCTTATTTCAGTAAAGGAAAGGTGCAGTTTGGCAATTGCAGAAGCCGCCTTGGCTTGCTCCAGTTTTGCTTTCGCCATCGCAAGTTCGTTGGGGGATACGACATTTTTATCGGCTAAGCTCTTGGTGTTCTGCACTTCAATCTCGGCGACATTCACTTCCGCCATAGATTTTCTAAACTCTGCTTCATACATTTTGGGCATAATGCGAAACAGAAGCTGTCCTTTGTGTACAAATTGTCCCTCATCGACAAAAATCTGCTCCAGGTATCCTTTCTCCTGTGCACGTAATTCGATATTACGAAAGGATTTAATCTGAGAAACAAAATCCTTACGGATTGTTGTATCCACCTGTACGGGAGAAGTAACATTGAATTTTTCCTTTTCTTCTTTCTCTTCCTTTTTGGAAGTACACCCAATTTGGCATAATACCATAGCCAAATTAACGAGCATAAATACTCTTTTCATTTGTAAGCGTCTAATTAAAAATAAGTTTGATTGTTTGTTGATATGGTAGTTGAAATAACCTAAGCCTTAGATTGTTGTAATACAAAAAGAACACAGAATCATTAGTCTATCAATGAAAGTCTGAATTATTCGGAATACAACGAAAATAAAGTTGGGCTATTTCGGAGATTGGCTATTAAATTCTCCAGTTTTGTTGAAGAATATACCTTTGGGGGTGTAAATAAGCGACAAAATTGCAAAAAGGAATCTTTTTTGCAAAACGAAATACAAAGATAAAAAGTACAACCGCACAGAACAATAAAGCGACAAAATTAGAAGCTGCTTCAAGGTCTTTGGTCAACTGAAAATTCTCACTGTCAAACTCTTCAAT
The window above is part of the Sphingobacterium sp. ML3W genome. Proteins encoded here:
- a CDS encoding efflux RND transporter periplasmic adaptor subunit, yielding MKRVFMLVNLAMVLCQIGCTSKKEEKEEKEKFNVTSPVQVDTTIRKDFVSQIKSFRNIELRAQEKGYLEQIFVDEGQFVHKGQLLFRIMPKMYEAEFRKSMAEVNVAEIEVQNTKSLADKNVVSPNELAMAKAKLEQAKAASAIAKLHLSFTEIRAPFDGTIDRIPLKLGSLVDEGELLTSLSDNSQMLVYFNVSEPEYLNYQTNVSKRGDTHVGLLLANNELLPEHGVVETIESEFDSETGNIAFRARFPNPNRLLKHGESGKVVMNFPLKQALIIPQKATYELQDRKYVYVVDKAGKLRARYITISNSLPDLYVVSSGLQKDDKFLLDGIQKVKEDEKINYSFVQPKDAISNLKLKTE